The following coding sequences are from one Eleginops maclovinus isolate JMC-PN-2008 ecotype Puerto Natales chromosome 13, JC_Emac_rtc_rv5, whole genome shotgun sequence window:
- the LOC134874991 gene encoding uncharacterized protein LOC134874991, which yields MSSQQPARSLTEAAALLNTILASAETIRTLSSATTMVQQPTVPTRGEDTVDGHLASLFPSRSGQRPATAPLRRDCAPRYQAQHCFGTWTSGTRKTRARAQQHGHFNKDVILLPNPSLDVVCKQRPKVRLHKHGHILSAFEFQKAWDHRTVIDRIRQGFGEHIPEDVSLQLVMSCGNKLVSPKIQEGQELNGMLIHKVFKTKALYVRPSRTLLTDSEEESELSATDRSTAKDSDEDCCEILQIPAGMSSCVTTRAASRAMRNNDPCTGNIDGEGNPGTGTGIDDDYNDDATNHPATSAVKRSRLVVEGVDGGPGTSSQDGGCLPRSDGNHGTSGHDDYSSYLALVSTLPDDSSDDEELNKAIIASMECPIAEKVPSQEILLELSSKIITKRQCRFNINRSAVWEGAMRGFQRVSYDPNLMISVKFSDDMGRNEEGIDLGGPRREFLRLLMETIARSAMFEGKENSKNFALDSTALREDRYYNAGRAIAVSLVHGGPPPNFLSPTVFSLLVDGSANPAVEDIADPELLEKVKKVSESTTVEELEESKAPLLEYLANAGCLRPVQSIRDRELLVQDIVMFQVVHRVQGPFQRFCEGLKTLGVLEKIRRHPDSFKPLFCYEASLLTADQMDNLFSIPLSPEGSNKRTAEEMVVIFWRDYLQDAEEEEGPSKLQKILAFATGASVVPPIGFSPTPSVEFIHKGEDDYASTPLFPMANTCVNCIRLPLHVSYELFKDKFDFALGNTHGFGRS from the exons ATGTCTTCTCAACAGCCCGCACGTAGCCTAACTGAGGCAGCAGCGTTGCTCAACACTATATTGGCCTCAGCGGAGACCATTAGAACGCTGTCAAGTGCAACCACAATGGTGCAGCAACCGACCGTTCCAACTCGAGGTGAGGACACCGTGGACGGTCACCTAGCATCGCTCTTCCCATCCCGCAGCGGGCAGCGGCCAGCTACAGCTCCTCTTAGGAGAGATTGTGCACCACGTTATCAAGCACAACATTGCTTTGGCACATGGACATCTGGCACGAGGAAAACAAG AGCTAGGGCACAGCAGCATGGCCATTTCAATAAGGACGTGATACTACTCCCCAATCCATCATTGGATGTAGTGTGCAAACAACGTCCAAAGGTACGgttacacaaacatggacatatcCTCAGTGCCTTTGAGTTCCAGAAGGCCTGGGACCACCGGACTGTTATTGATCGTATCAGACAAGGCTTTGGTGAGCATATTCCGGAGGACGTCAG CCTCCAGCTTGTAATGTCTTGTGGCAATAAGTTGGTGTCCCCTAAGATCCAGGAGGGTCAGGAGCTGAATGGGATGCTAATCCACAaggtttttaaaaccaaagcccTGTATGTAAGACCATCAAGGACCCTTTTA actgactcagaggaggaaagtgaACTTTCTGCCACTGACAGATCAACTGCTAAGGACAGTGATGAGGATTGTTGTGAAATCCTGCAAATCCCTGCAGGCATGAGCAGCTGTGTCACCACCAGGGCAGCCTCAAGAGCAATGAGAAATAATGATCCCTGTACTGGCAATATTGATGGTGAAGGCAATCCTGGCACTGGCACTGGTATTGACGATGATTATAATGATGATGCCACCAACCACCCAGCTACCAGTGCTGTTAAAAGGAGTAGATTAGTAGTGGAAGGAGTGGATGGCGGCCCTGGCACAAGCAGTCAAGATGGAGGCTGCCTTCCAAGGAGTGATGGCAACCATGGGACTAGCGGCCATGATGACTACTCATCATATTTAGCACTTGTGTCAACTCTTCCTGACGACTCCTCAGATGACGAGGAATTAAACAAGGCCATTATTGCCAGTATGGAGTGTCCAAT tgCAGAAAAGGTCCCGAGTCAGGAGATACTGCTGGAACTGTCAAGcaaaattattacaaaacgACAGTGCAGGTTCAATATAAATCGCTCTGCTGTCTGGGAAGGAGCCATGCGGGGTTTCCAAAGGGTATCCTACGACCCAAACTTGATGATTTCTGTAAAGTTCTCAGATGACATGGGGAGAAATGAGGAAGGGATTGATTTAGGAGGGCCAAGGAGGGAATTCTTGAGGCTGCTGATGGAGACCATTGCCAGATCCGCCATgtttgagggaaaagaaaacagcaagaacTTTGCTCTTGACAGTACTG CTCTAAGAGAGGACCGGTACTACAACGCTGGCAGAGCCATTGCAGTGAGTTTGGTGCATGGTGGTCCACCACCAAACTTCCTGTCACCAACAGTGTTTTCGCTTCTTGTTGATGGTTCAGCAAATCCAGCTGTAGAAGACATAGCTGACCCAGAACTCCTTGAGAAAGTCAAAAAG GTATCTGAAAGTACCACGGTTGAGGAGCTTGAGGAGTCAAAGGCACCTCTACTTGAGTACCTGGCTAATGCAGGATGTCTAAGGCCTGTGCAGTCAATCAGGGACAGGGAGCTGCTGGTACAGGACATAGTGATGTTTCAGGTTGTCCACAGGGTCCAAGGTCCATTTCAAAG ATTCTGTGAAGGTCTGAAGACTCTTGGGGTTCTTGAAAAAATCAGGAGACATCCTGACAGCTTTAAGCCCCTGTTTTGCTATGAGGCAAGTCTTCTCACTGCTGACCAGATGGACAATCTCTTCAGCATTCCACTCTCTCCAGAAGGGAGCAACAagagaactgcagaagaaatggTTGTAATCTTCTGGAGAGACTATCTCCAGGATGCAGAAG aagAAGAAGGGCCATCCAAACTACAAAAAATATTGGCCTTCGCAACAGGAGCCTCTGTGGTGCCACCCATCGGCTTTTCCCCAACACCTTCTGTGGAGTTCATTCACAAGGGAGAGGACGACTATGCCTCGACACCATTGTTCCCTATGGCCAACACATGTGTCAACTGCATCAGGTTGCCGCTACATGTGTCATATGAACTCTTTAAAGACAAGTTTGACTTtgctttagggaacactcatGGGTTTGGCAGGTCATGa